In Yarrowia lipolytica chromosome 1F, complete sequence, a genomic segment contains:
- a CDS encoding uncharacterized protein (Compare to YALI0F07216g, similar to uniprot|P08640 Saccharomyces cerevisiae YIR019c STA1 extracellular alpha-1 4-glucan glucosidase) — protein MKFFSIALLSAMAAAAPIAGAPAEYPVYKDPELYRTVTVTVEGDYCEATYAPSAAFPAASSAYSVVNIDGSGNGKQTEGAASQGAQPTGTAGSEASSESASESKPSANSQGQNSQAQASVSSEKAQGSAQGTAQGSAQPTNAVNSQSNAAVSSPKKTEAANSGAQNSVPNGQASSTPIYTSASADGASVQGTISPSSSQKENPAENSASSAAAPVASPSSTESDEYVYETVTEDRTSTAPTPVVTVVVNPTGTVTNVHTRVSTFTTDGQTFTTTFYDQANATTTEFSTFVPVVTTSVPFSNSSAAAAAPTSEPLFSNTTTPVVEPSTSAPFTNTSSPVTAAGTSSVVPTSSFVNSTTPVTSEPTSAPSVVPTSSFVNSTTPLPTSEQPSTSSVEPTSSFVNSTTPIPTSDQPSTSSVEPTTSIPTSSFVNSTTEAPATQPTTSETSSIPTSSFVNTTAPGTTFLTPNPTRMPGLQALDAAAGESLEESSTVETSTSASASSSDPTVTSSAIETSSSSSSSSYSTSTITSTVTADPSATTSPATSSSASFDIEAYSVCPWYSEMVSDDGLLSATSTSTSYVTSTQTITSTLVRPSATASA, from the coding sequence atgaaATTCTTCTCCATTGCTCTGTTATCCGCCATGGCTGCCGCCGCCCCCATTGCAGGTGCTCCTGCCGAGTATCCTGTATACAAGGACCCCGAACTCTACCGAACGGTCACCGTGACCGTTGAGGGAGACTACTGCGAGGCCACTTATGCCCCCTCTGCAGCCTTCCCTGCCGCTTCTTCCGCTTACTCTGTCGTCAACATTGATGGCTCTGGCAACGGAAAGCAGACCGAGGGCGCTGCTTCTCAGGGCGCTCAGCCTACCGGTACTGCTGGCTCTGAGGCTTCCTCTGAGTCTGCCTCTGAGTCCAAGCCCTCTGCCAATTCTCAGGGCCAGAACtctcaggctcaggcttctgtttcttctgaGAAGGCCCAAGGTTCTGCCCAAGGTACTGCCCAGGGCTCTGCCCAGCCCACCAACGCGGTTAACTCTCAGTCCAACGCTGCTGTCTCCTcccccaagaagaccgaAGCTGCCAACTCAGGTGCCCAGAACTCTGTTCCCAATGGCCAGGCTTCCTCCACTCCCATCTACacctctgcctctgctgaTGGTGCTTCTGTTCAGGGTACaatctctccatcttcctcccagaaggagaaccCCGCCGAGAActctgcttcttctgctgctgctcctgttgcttctccctcttccactgagTCAGACGAGTACGTGTACGAGACTGTAACCGAGGACCGAACCTCCACTGCTCCCACTCCCGTAGTTACCGTGGTTGTCAACCCCACTGGAACTGTCACCAATGTGCACACCAGAGTGTCCACCTTCACCACTGACGGCCAGACCTTCACCACCACGTTCTACGACCAGGCCAacgccaccaccaccgagtTCTCCACCTTTGTGCCTGTGGTCACCACCTCCGTGCCCTTCAGCaactcttctgctgctgctgctgcccccACTTCCGAGCCTCTCTTcagcaacaccaccactcccGTCGTTGAGCCCTCTACCAGTGCTCCCTTCACCAACACCTCTTCCCCCGTGACCGCCGCTGGTACCTCTTCTGTTGTTCCCACTTCGTCTTTTGTGAACTCCACTACCCCCGTGACCTCTGAGCCCACCTCTGCTCCTTCCGTTGTGCCCACCTCTTCGTTCGTGAACAGCACCACCCCTCTTCCCACCTCAGAGCAGccctccacctcttccGTTGAACCCACTTCTTCGTTTGTGAACAGCACCACCCCCATCCCCACCTCTGATCAGCCCTCAACCTCTTCAGTTGAGCCCACCACTTCGATCCCCACCTCGTCGTTCGTGAACTCTACCACTGAGGCTCCCGCTACTCAGCCCACCACCTCGGAGACTTCTTCCATCCCCACCTCGTCGTTCGTCAACACCACTGCTCCCGGAACCACTTTCTTGACCCCCAACCCCACTAGAATGCCCGGTCTGCAGGCCCTTGACGCTGCCGCCGGTGAGAGCCTCGAAGAGTCTTCTACGGTTGAAACTTCCACCAGTGCTTCTGCTTCCTCCAGTGACCCCACTGTGACCTCTTCTGCTATTGAGActtcttccagctcttccaGCTCGTCTTACTCCACTAGCACCATCACTAGCACTGTGACTGCTGACCCCAGTGCTACCACCTCCCCCGCCACCTCGTCATCGGCTTCTTTCGACATCGAGGCCTACTCGGTCTGCCCCTGGTACTCGGAGATGGTGAGCGACGACGGCCTTCTGTCCGCAACCTCAACATCCACCTCCTACGTCACCTCTACCCAGACCATCACTTCCACTCTGGTGAGACCCTCTGCCACCGCTTCCGCATAG